The DNA segment GTGGCAAAAACCTGGTAAAAACGGAGTGCGGATATACTCAAAACCTAAAAAACGACACGATTACTTATAGTTTTTGCAAAAATCAGATAAAATTTATAGATACAAAAAACCGCATAAAAATCATAATAAAAGAGCTACAATGAGATACTTTGGTGCCCACGTAAGTGCTAGTGGCGGAGTAGAAAATGCACCGCTAAATGCCGCAAAAATAGGTGCGAATGCGTTTGCTTTATTTGTCAAAAATCAACGTCAGTGGAGTGCAAAACCGCTCACGCAAGAGAGTATACAAAATTTTAAACAAAACTGCCAAATAGCTAAAATAGACTCAAGACACATACTCCCTCACGACAGCTATCTAATAAATTTAGGGCATTATGATGAGGCAAAACGAGAGCAGTCGTTTGAGGCATTTATGGATGAGATAAAACGTGTAGAACAGCTTGGACTCTCTCTTTTAAATTTCCACCCAGGCTCACATCTAAACCAAATAGATGAAAAAACTTGCCTTAAACTAATAGCTGAGTGTATGAACAACGCCATAAAACAGAGTCAAAACGTCAAACTCGTCATAGAAAACACGGCTGGTCAAGGCTCAAATTTGGGTTATAAATTTGAACACTTAGCATTTTTAATCGACCTAATAGATGATAAAAGCAGAGTTGGCGTGTGCCTTGATACCTGTCACACGTTTGCAGCTGGATATGATTTAAGGGATCAAAGAGCTTATAAAAAGACTATGGGCGAATTTGATAGCATTGTAGGGTATGAGTTTTTATCAGCTATGCACCTAAATGATACAAAATTTGGGCTTGGCTCAAAAAAGGATCGCCACGAAAGTCTTGGCAAAGGACATTTGGGGATTGAAGCGTTTAAGTGCATAGTAAACGACGAGCATACGCACGATATACCACTTGTGTTAGAAACGATAGATGAGAACATTTGGACTGATGAGATAGCCTTGCTTCGTAGCCTTCAAGGCTAAATGTCACATCTTTGTGGAGCAAATCTAAGCACTAAAAAGCCCAAAATTCCACTACAAACAGAGCCAAGCAATATAGCAAGTCTATCAGTATATGCAAACATATCAGAATCACCATAAGATAGTCCGTTTATAAACAAACTCATCGTAAAACCAATACCACAAAGTGCTGAAAGCCCATAAAGTTGCACGAAATTTATACCTTTTGGAATCTTTGCAAACCCAAGTTTGATAGCTAAAAAACTAAATCCAAAAATTCCAAGTTGCTTACCAATAAAAAGCCCAAGCATTGTTCCAAGCGGAACTGCTGAAAAAAGATGAGCCATACTAACATCGCTTAAAGAAATTCCAGCATTTGCAAAGGCAAAAATCGGCAACACTATAAATGCCACAACGCCGTGCAAATCGTGCTCTATATTTTTTAGCATTGAACGCTTATCGTCTTTAAATTTTAGCGGTATAAAAAACGCAGTTATAATACCAGCAAGTGTGGCGTGAACGCCAGATTTTAGCACTGCTGTCCAAAAAATAATACCGACAAAGAGATAAACCGCCTTGTTTTTTACATTTAGTAAATTTAAAACAAAAAGCACCGCTACGCAAATTCCCCCTATGCCAAATGAAAATAGCGAAAGCTCTTTTGTGTAAAAAAGCGCCATTATCAAAATAGCACAAACATCATCAATAATAGCAAGAGCAACTAGAAAAATTTTAAGACTAGGCGGTATGCGAGTGCCCAGCATACTTAAAATTCCTATCGCAAATGCAGTGTCTGTTGCCGTCGGTATCGCCCAACCCTGCACAGCAAAGCTATCATTCTTAGTAAATGCATAAAAAATTAGTGCAGGTGCGATGATACCACCAAGTCCAGCAATAGCAGGGAGTGTAAGCTGTGAAAGGCTTTTAAGCTCCCCTTCTAAAAGCTCACGTTTAAGCTCAAGTCCGATTAAAAAGAAAAACATCGCCATAAGCCCGTCATTTATCCATAAAATGAGCGGTTTGTCTATGCTAAATTCGTCTATCGTTACACTAACTCTTGTCTTTAAAAACTCGGTGTAAAACTCACTTAAAAAGGTGTTATTGCACACCAAAGCAAGTATGGTGGCAGCTATAAGCAAAGCCCCACCCATCGACTCGTGGTGCAAGAACTCTTGAATATTTGCCTTAATGTGTTTCATTTTTTATCCGCAAATAGCAAGATTAAATATCCAAATATCCCAGAAGCAACCGAGCCGATTAAAATCGCAAGTCTATCTGTGTATAAAAATGCGTCTGAGTCGGCGTAAGCTAAGCCATTTACAAATATACTCATCGTAAAGCCAACCCCGCAAAGCACACTAACGCCGTAAAGTTGCGTCCAGCTCGTATTTTCTGGCAAATTTGCAAGGCGAAATTTAATCGCTAAAAAGCTAAACGTAAAAACACCAAGCTGTTTGCCGACAAAAAGTCCAAGCATAGTAGCAAGTGGCACAGCCGAAAATAGCAGACTAGGCTCAACGCCTTTTAGTGAAATTCCGGCATTTGCAAAGGCAAAAATCGGCAAAACCCCAAACGCCACCCAGCCGTGTAGGTCGTGTTCTATCTCTTTTAGCATTGATTTGCCTTTTATGTTTAGTGGCACAAAAAATGCCGTGATAACCCCTGCAAGTGTGGCGTGAACGCCAGATTTTAGCACCGCCGTCCAAAAAATTAGCCCAACAACAAGATATGCTACTTTACTTGCCACGCTTAATCTGTTTAAAATCGCCAAGACAGCGATACAGACGCCACCGATGCCAAGCGAGATAAAGCTAAGCTCACTCGTGTAAAAAAGAGCGATGATGATAATGGCACACAAGTCGTCAATTATCGCTAGAGTCATTAAGAAGATTTTTAGAGCGGTCGGCACACGAGAGCCAAGAAGGCTTAAAATCCCAAGTGCAAAGGCAATATCAGTCGCCGTCGGTATCGCCCAGCCCTGAACAGCAAAGCTATCATTCTTAGTAAATGCATAAAAAATTAGTGCAGGTGCGATGATACCGCCAAGTCCAGCAAGTGCGGGAAGTGCGATTTGGGCTGGATTTTTAAGCTCACCTTCAAGCACTTCACGTTTAAGCTCAAGTCCGATTAAAAAGAAAAAAATCGCCATAAGCCCGTCATTTATCCACAAAATAAGCGGTTTTGATAACCCAAATTCGCCAAAGCTAACACTAAATTTAGTATGTAAAAATGTCCCGTAAAATTCGCTTAAAAAGGTGTTGTTACACACAAGTGCCAAAATCGTAGCACACATCAAAAGCACACCACCC comes from the Campylobacter mucosalis genome and includes:
- the nfo gene encoding deoxyribonuclease IV translates to MRYFGAHVSASGGVENAPLNAAKIGANAFALFVKNQRQWSAKPLTQESIQNFKQNCQIAKIDSRHILPHDSYLINLGHYDEAKREQSFEAFMDEIKRVEQLGLSLLNFHPGSHLNQIDEKTCLKLIAECMNNAIKQSQNVKLVIENTAGQGSNLGYKFEHLAFLIDLIDDKSRVGVCLDTCHTFAAGYDLRDQRAYKKTMGEFDSIVGYEFLSAMHLNDTKFGLGSKKDRHESLGKGHLGIEAFKCIVNDEHTHDIPLVLETIDENIWTDEIALLRSLQG
- the nhaA gene encoding Na+/H+ antiporter NhaA — encoded protein: MKHIKANIQEFLHHESMGGALLIAATILALVCNNTFLSEFYTEFLKTRVSVTIDEFSIDKPLILWINDGLMAMFFFLIGLELKRELLEGELKSLSQLTLPAIAGLGGIIAPALIFYAFTKNDSFAVQGWAIPTATDTAFAIGILSMLGTRIPPSLKIFLVALAIIDDVCAILIMALFYTKELSLFSFGIGGICVAVLFVLNLLNVKNKAVYLFVGIIFWTAVLKSGVHATLAGIITAFFIPLKFKDDKRSMLKNIEHDLHGVVAFIVLPIFAFANAGISLSDVSMAHLFSAVPLGTMLGLFIGKQLGIFGFSFLAIKLGFAKIPKGINFVQLYGLSALCGIGFTMSLFINGLSYGDSDMFAYTDRLAILLGSVCSGILGFLVLRFAPQRCDI
- the nhaA gene encoding Na+/H+ antiporter NhaA; its protein translation is MNSIREFLKHESMGGVLLMCATILALVCNNTFLSEFYGTFLHTKFSVSFGEFGLSKPLILWINDGLMAIFFFLIGLELKREVLEGELKNPAQIALPALAGLGGIIAPALIFYAFTKNDSFAVQGWAIPTATDIAFALGILSLLGSRVPTALKIFLMTLAIIDDLCAIIIIALFYTSELSFISLGIGGVCIAVLAILNRLSVASKVAYLVVGLIFWTAVLKSGVHATLAGVITAFFVPLNIKGKSMLKEIEHDLHGWVAFGVLPIFAFANAGISLKGVEPSLLFSAVPLATMLGLFVGKQLGVFTFSFLAIKFRLANLPENTSWTQLYGVSVLCGVGFTMSIFVNGLAYADSDAFLYTDRLAILIGSVASGIFGYLILLFADKK